One Schistocerca nitens isolate TAMUIC-IGC-003100 chromosome 1, iqSchNite1.1, whole genome shotgun sequence DNA segment encodes these proteins:
- the LOC126220609 gene encoding jerky protein homolog-like has protein sequence MRSYKRKLGARAYRNYSPETLDKAVKLVLTKKMTLRAASERFNIHRNTLWNKTKEIKRSTTSNSETVKPKRQHGGQPIFTKEEEDTFVAHSIAMASYGFPMTLLDLRCVIKSYLDRTGRKVPVFGNGNFPGREWAMSFMKRHKYVLSERVAKNITYARAATDTEVIDSYFEHLEKELEGIPPEKIWNYDKTNVQDDPGSKKVLVRRGAKYPERIQNCSKACTSIMVCGNAAGQLAPLYVNYKAENMWSTWTENGPEGARYNRTKSGWFDHQVFEDWFINLMLPILKQQDGQKVLIGDNLSSHINLEVI, from the exons ATGAGGTCTTATAAAAGGAAGTTGGGTGCAAGAGCCTATAGAAATTACTCTCCAGAGACGTTAGATAAAGCCGTTAAATTggttttaacaaagaaaatgacCCTGCGAGCAGCATCTGAAAG GTTCAATATTCATCGAAACACATTGTGGAACAAAACCAAAGAGATAAAACGTTCGACCACCTCAAACTCAGAGACAGTCAAACCTAAAAGACAGCATGGGGGTCAACCTATTTTTACAAAAGAAGAAGAGGATACATTCGTTGCTCATTCCATTGCAATGGCATCTTATGGTTTCCCAATGACATTACTTGATTTGCGCTGTGTCATCAAATCATATCTAGATCGAACCGGAAGAAAAGTTCCCGTGTTTGGAaatggaaactttcctgggagagAGTGGGCCATGTCATTTATGAAGCGGCATAAGTATGTTCTCTCCGAACGTGTCGCCAAAAATATCACATATGCAAGAGCTGCGACTGATACTGAAGTGATTGACTCATATTTTGAGCATTTAGAGAAGGAGTTAGAGGGTATTCCGCCAGAAAAAATTTGGAATTACGACAAAACGAACGTCCAGGACGATCCGGGAAGCAAAAAAGTGTTGGTCAGAAGAGGAGCAAAATATCCAGAGCGGATACAAAATTGTTCCAAAGCGTGTACTTCGATTATGGTCTGTGGGAACGCCGCAGGACAGTTGGCTCCACTATACGTAAATTACAAGGCCGAGAACATGTGGTCGACCTGGACTGAAAATGGACCTGAAGGAGCCCGCTACAATCGTACTAAATCTGGATGGTTTGATCACCAAGTGTTTGAGGACTGGTTCATCAATCTTATGCTCCCCATACTGAAACAACAAGATGGCCAAAAAGTTCTTATTGGCGATAATTTGAGTTCGCATATTAACCTAGAGGTTATTTGA